A region of Constrictibacter sp. MBR-5 DNA encodes the following proteins:
- a CDS encoding aldolase, with product MTDLTELRVDLAATLRWAARLGLHEGICNHFSVAVDARGDRFLVNPLGIHWAEMTASDLVLADAAGNVLEAKAGPDGPLAVEATAFFIHSRIHLSNPAARCVLHTHMPYALSLCLVEGGRLEMVEQNALRFHDRIAYEDEYGGLALDNSEGDRLAAALGNRSVAFLAAHGVIVTGPTIAQAFDDLYYLERAAKAQVLARSTGLPLRRLPDAVVQRTAQQMVSESGSQAHRHLAAIRRILDREEPGYRG from the coding sequence ATGACCGACCTCACCGAACTGCGCGTCGACCTGGCCGCCACGCTGCGCTGGGCGGCGCGGCTGGGGCTGCATGAGGGGATCTGCAATCATTTCAGCGTCGCCGTGGACGCGCGCGGCGACCGCTTCCTGGTCAATCCGCTGGGCATCCACTGGGCGGAGATGACGGCGAGCGACCTGGTGCTGGCCGATGCCGCGGGCAACGTGCTGGAGGCCAAGGCGGGGCCGGACGGGCCGCTGGCGGTGGAGGCGACGGCCTTCTTCATCCATTCGCGCATCCACCTGAGCAACCCGGCGGCGCGCTGCGTGCTGCATACGCACATGCCCTACGCCCTGTCCCTGTGCCTGGTTGAGGGCGGGCGGCTGGAGATGGTGGAGCAGAACGCCCTGCGCTTTCACGACCGCATCGCCTATGAGGACGAGTATGGCGGCCTCGCCCTGGACAATTCGGAGGGCGACAGGCTGGCCGCGGCGCTGGGCAACCGGTCGGTGGCCTTCCTGGCCGCACACGGCGTCATCGTGACCGGGCCGACGATCGCCCAGGCCTTCGACGACCTCTATTACCTGGAGCGGGCGGCGAAGGCGCAGGTGCTGGCGCGGTCGACCGGCCTGCCCCTGCGCCGCCTGCCCGACGCGGTGGTGCAGCGCACGGCGCAGCAGATGGTGAGCGAGAGCGGGTCACAGGCGCACCGGCATCTGGCGGCGATCCGGCGGATTCTGGATCGGGAGGAGCCGGGATATCGGGGGTGA
- a CDS encoding AMP-binding protein, with amino-acid sequence MTPGTRNLSENWSLTALLDALAARGGEAALVTVAGDALTATSAAELAGDARRLAAGLVAAGAARGEHVGLIAPNGPDWAVARLGIAAAGCVGVALDDLAGEEEAATYLKDAGCRLVFVSPAHLPVAERLGIDALVLDDGAAERHERSWRLVFAEEIAGLPELRPEDRATLVYTSGTTGAPKSFYLTWANIAANVEAMVSLDIVRPGDRVLLPLPLHHVYPLVVGLFTPLSGGGAVVFPEAVAGPQIIRALQAAGVAIMIGVPRLYTALVGGLEGRVAARGKVAKTLFRALVALSDVLRRRFGIKAGRVLLAGLHRQIGPELRVMISGGAQLEPAVFHRLEALGWEVLSGYGLAETASIFTGNVPGAKIIGSEGRPLKGGEIRIAPPLAGETGSEGAGEGEILLRGASVFAGYRDNPEANATAFTEDGWFRTGDLGRLDDKGFVYVTGRSKELIVLGGGKNVFPDELEKVYGDSPYFRELAVLERNGALVAIVVPDAEAMRASGYTRAEDVVRITLADKARGLPSYQRLSGFAVSREPLPRTRLGKYQRFRLGDLYERARRGETRPRAVAPSPEDRGLIAGGPAAEVWKILTERYAERGLSMDASPTLDLGIDSLEWMTLALDVEQRAGVALTEEDLAASETVRDLLGRVGTAADRPAVAAVSAEDLRWFEPVGPAGRAFGTAAFATNRALMRLLFRVEVEGLEHLPAEGPCVLAANHASDLDPPVMGAALPLDFMRRVYWGGDAQRLHGGPIRRALMRPLHVFPVDERTPAAALAMGTEALKRGNALIWFPESWRSPDGEIQRFLPGIGRLLSETGAPVLPVWIDGTFAAMPRGRSLPRPTKVRIRIGPPLDAAALEARGDGDNPYTRIAAALRDEVAKLKP; translated from the coding sequence ATGACGCCCGGAACGCGGAACCTGTCGGAGAACTGGTCGCTGACCGCCCTGCTCGACGCGCTGGCGGCGCGGGGGGGTGAGGCGGCGCTGGTGACGGTGGCGGGCGATGCCCTGACCGCGACGAGCGCCGCGGAGTTGGCCGGGGACGCGCGGCGGCTCGCGGCCGGGCTGGTCGCCGCCGGCGCGGCGCGGGGCGAGCATGTCGGGCTGATCGCGCCGAACGGGCCGGACTGGGCCGTCGCGCGGCTGGGGATCGCGGCGGCGGGATGCGTCGGCGTGGCGCTGGACGACCTGGCCGGCGAGGAGGAGGCGGCGACATACCTGAAGGACGCCGGCTGCCGGCTGGTGTTCGTGTCGCCGGCGCACCTGCCCGTGGCGGAGCGGCTCGGCATCGACGCGCTGGTGCTGGACGATGGTGCGGCGGAGCGGCACGAGCGGTCGTGGCGGCTGGTCTTCGCGGAGGAGATCGCGGGGCTGCCGGAGCTTAGGCCCGAGGACCGGGCGACGCTGGTCTACACGTCCGGCACCACAGGTGCCCCGAAGAGCTTCTATCTGACCTGGGCGAACATCGCGGCCAACGTCGAGGCGATGGTGTCGCTGGACATCGTGCGGCCGGGCGACCGGGTGCTGCTGCCGCTGCCGCTGCACCACGTCTATCCGCTGGTCGTGGGCCTGTTCACGCCGCTGTCGGGCGGCGGCGCGGTGGTCTTCCCGGAAGCGGTGGCCGGGCCGCAGATCATCAGGGCGCTGCAGGCGGCCGGGGTCGCCATCATGATCGGCGTGCCGCGGCTTTATACCGCGCTGGTCGGCGGGCTGGAGGGGCGGGTCGCGGCGCGCGGCAAGGTCGCGAAGACGCTGTTCCGGGCGCTGGTCGCCCTGTCGGACGTGCTGCGGCGGCGGTTCGGGATCAAGGCGGGGCGCGTCCTGCTGGCCGGCCTGCACCGGCAGATCGGACCCGAGCTGCGGGTGATGATCTCCGGCGGGGCGCAGCTGGAGCCGGCGGTGTTCCACCGGCTGGAGGCGCTGGGCTGGGAGGTGCTGAGCGGCTACGGCCTGGCGGAGACGGCGTCGATCTTCACCGGCAACGTGCCGGGCGCCAAGATCATCGGCAGCGAGGGACGGCCGCTGAAGGGCGGCGAGATCCGCATCGCGCCGCCCCTGGCGGGGGAGACCGGGTCCGAGGGCGCCGGCGAAGGCGAGATCCTGCTGCGCGGCGCCAGCGTGTTCGCGGGCTATCGCGACAATCCCGAGGCGAACGCGACGGCCTTCACCGAGGACGGCTGGTTCCGTACCGGCGACCTGGGGCGGCTGGACGACAAGGGCTTCGTCTACGTCACCGGCCGGTCGAAGGAGCTGATCGTCCTGGGCGGCGGCAAGAACGTCTTCCCGGACGAGCTGGAGAAGGTCTACGGCGACAGCCCGTATTTCCGCGAACTGGCCGTGCTGGAGCGCAACGGCGCCCTGGTCGCGATCGTCGTGCCGGACGCCGAGGCGATGCGGGCGTCGGGCTATACGCGCGCCGAGGACGTGGTGCGGATCACGCTGGCCGACAAGGCACGCGGCCTGCCGTCCTACCAGCGCCTGTCCGGCTTCGCCGTCAGCCGCGAGCCCCTGCCGCGCACGCGCCTGGGCAAGTATCAGCGCTTCCGCCTGGGCGACCTGTACGAGCGGGCGCGGCGCGGCGAGACGCGGCCGCGCGCCGTCGCGCCGTCGCCCGAGGACCGCGGCCTGATCGCCGGCGGGCCGGCGGCCGAGGTGTGGAAGATCCTGACCGAGCGCTATGCCGAGCGCGGCCTGTCGATGGACGCCAGCCCGACGCTCGACCTGGGCATCGACTCGCTGGAGTGGATGACGCTGGCGCTCGACGTCGAACAGCGCGCGGGGGTGGCGCTGACCGAGGAGGACCTGGCCGCGTCGGAGACGGTGCGCGACCTGCTGGGCCGGGTCGGCACGGCGGCCGACCGGCCCGCCGTGGCCGCGGTGTCGGCCGAGGACCTGCGCTGGTTCGAGCCGGTGGGCCCGGCCGGCCGGGCGTTCGGCACGGCGGCGTTCGCGACGAACCGGGCGCTGATGCGCCTGCTGTTCCGGGTCGAGGTGGAAGGGCTGGAGCATCTGCCGGCGGAGGGCCCGTGCGTGCTGGCCGCCAACCATGCGAGCGACCTGGACCCGCCGGTGATGGGGGCGGCGCTGCCGCTCGACTTCATGCGCCGGGTCTATTGGGGCGGCGACGCGCAGCGCCTGCACGGCGGGCCGATCCGCCGCGCGCTCATGCGGCCGCTGCACGTCTTCCCGGTCGACGAGCGCACGCCGGCGGCGGCGCTGGCCATGGGGACGGAGGCGCTGAAGCGCGGCAACGCGCTGATCTGGTTCCCGGAATCCTGGCGCTCGCCGGACGGCGAGATCCAGCGCTTCCTGCCGGGCATCGGGCGGCTGCTGTCGGAGACGGGTGCGCCGGTCCTGCCGGTCTGGATCGACGGCACCTTCGCCGCCATGCCGCGCGGCCGCTCCCTGCCGCGGCCGACGAAGGTGCGGATACGCATCGGGCCGCCGCTCGATGCGGCGGCCCTGGAGGCGCGGGGCGACGGCGACAATCCCTACACGCGGATCGCCGCGGCGTTGCGGGACGAGGTGGCGAAGCTGAAGCCGTAG
- a CDS encoding glycine/sarcosine/betaine reductase selenoprotein B family protein has translation MTQDEEFGFAPDYDAPIPYMKRTRDYYVTLGYGTPYRWAHYLDVPFTPLAKPLSECRVGLITTAAPYDPAKGDQGPGAPYNSAAKFYTVYSGDTAQEHDLRISHIGYDRVHTRAEDSRAWFPLQAMRDAAAAGRIGSLAPRFHGAPTNRSHRTTIDQDLPELLKRCREDQVDAMVLVPNCPVCHQTVSMAARYLEENGIPTVVMACARDIVEHCGVPRLMFSDFPLGNAAGKPHDPKSQADSLELALKVLESAPGPRTTVQSPQRWSESGEWKLDYSNIERLSDEEIAKRRAEFDRQKEIAKNIRVETLPEKEKVSA, from the coding sequence ATGACCCAGGACGAGGAATTCGGCTTCGCGCCCGACTACGACGCGCCGATCCCCTACATGAAGCGGACGCGCGACTACTACGTCACCCTGGGCTACGGCACGCCCTATCGCTGGGCGCACTATCTCGACGTGCCGTTCACGCCGCTGGCGAAGCCGCTGTCGGAATGCCGCGTCGGCCTGATCACCACGGCGGCCCCCTACGACCCGGCGAAGGGCGACCAGGGTCCGGGCGCGCCGTACAATTCCGCGGCCAAGTTCTACACGGTCTATTCCGGCGACACGGCGCAGGAGCACGACCTGCGCATCTCGCACATCGGCTACGACCGCGTGCACACCAGGGCCGAGGACAGCCGCGCCTGGTTCCCGCTGCAGGCGATGCGCGACGCGGCGGCCGCCGGCCGCATCGGCTCGTTGGCACCCCGCTTCCATGGCGCCCCGACCAACCGCAGCCACCGCACCACCATCGACCAGGACCTGCCGGAGCTGCTGAAGCGCTGCCGGGAGGACCAGGTCGACGCCATGGTGCTGGTGCCGAACTGCCCGGTCTGCCACCAGACGGTCAGCATGGCGGCGCGCTATCTCGAGGAGAACGGCATCCCGACGGTCGTCATGGCCTGCGCGCGCGACATCGTCGAGCATTGCGGCGTGCCGCGCCTGATGTTCAGCGACTTCCCGCTCGGCAACGCCGCCGGCAAGCCGCACGACCCGAAGTCCCAGGCCGACAGCCTCGAACTGGCGCTGAAGGTCCTGGAGAGCGCCCCCGGCCCGCGCACCACCGTCCAGTCGCCCCAGCGCTGGAGCGAGAGCGGCGAGTGGAAGCTCGACTATTCGAACATCGAGCGCCTCAGCGACGAGGAAATCGCCAAGCGCCGCGCCGAGTTCGACCGCCAGAAGGAAATCGCCAAGAACATCCGCGTCGAGACCCTCCCCGAGAAGGAAAAGGTTTCGGCCTGA
- a CDS encoding methyltransferase domain-containing protein, with the protein MPKADGQSTTERLLALLDHLGLRTAHVAAQMPGDIAGLAADHAGRIGGLVLCTPSRLDPAPFAGLGGRLLMIAGSEGLTHAVTARAAERLAGAAREVLPDYAAPGWADVVADRTAAVAGWMTGFLGRREADEPHGAAREGTVAGITYRMTGSGPALVLLPFFLAPSQWDPAIPALAERFTVIVLGGPHLGGVAALEDRAKAPTYAAMFRTLIDVMDPQPGEAILDVGCGAGSLDRMLARRLGTANPITAVDANPFLLREAAALAAADGLDGRIRFGDGNAEALPFPDATFGCAFSITVLEECDADRAIAELKRVVKPGGRVGVIVRSIDLPQWWHVAVPEGLRARIETPPQSVSPAGVADGSLYRRMRAQGLVDLVCFPSLVTLDHPQGPIWRYREDHVLAQLDAAETRIWQAARDAAAADGLLFMAHPMHCAVGVRP; encoded by the coding sequence ATGCCGAAAGCGGACGGCCAGAGCACCACGGAACGGCTGCTGGCGCTGCTCGATCATCTCGGGCTGCGGACGGCGCACGTGGCGGCGCAGATGCCGGGCGACATCGCCGGCCTCGCCGCCGACCATGCCGGGCGGATCGGCGGCCTCGTCCTCTGCACCCCGAGCCGGCTCGACCCGGCGCCGTTCGCGGGGCTCGGCGGCCGGCTGCTGATGATCGCGGGGTCGGAGGGGCTGACCCATGCGGTGACGGCGCGGGCGGCGGAGCGGCTGGCGGGGGCCGCGCGCGAGGTCCTGCCGGACTATGCGGCACCGGGATGGGCCGACGTCGTGGCCGACCGGACCGCGGCGGTGGCGGGATGGATGACGGGCTTCCTCGGCCGGCGCGAGGCGGACGAGCCGCACGGCGCGGCGCGTGAAGGGACGGTCGCCGGCATCACCTACCGGATGACCGGCAGCGGGCCGGCGCTGGTCCTGCTGCCCTTCTTCCTGGCGCCGTCGCAGTGGGACCCGGCGATCCCCGCCCTCGCCGAGCGCTTCACGGTGATCGTGCTGGGCGGGCCGCATCTGGGCGGCGTGGCGGCACTCGAGGACCGGGCGAAGGCGCCGACCTATGCCGCCATGTTCCGCACGCTGATCGACGTGATGGACCCGCAGCCGGGCGAGGCGATCCTGGACGTGGGCTGCGGCGCCGGCTCGCTCGACCGGATGCTGGCGCGGCGGCTGGGCACGGCCAACCCCATCACCGCCGTCGACGCCAACCCGTTCCTGCTGCGCGAGGCGGCGGCGCTGGCGGCCGCCGACGGGCTCGACGGGCGGATCCGCTTCGGCGACGGCAACGCCGAGGCCCTGCCCTTCCCGGACGCGACCTTCGGCTGCGCCTTCTCGATCACCGTCCTGGAGGAATGCGACGCCGACCGCGCCATCGCCGAGCTGAAGCGGGTGGTGAAGCCGGGCGGCCGGGTGGGCGTGATCGTCCGCTCGATCGACCTGCCGCAATGGTGGCACGTCGCCGTGCCGGAGGGCCTGCGCGCGCGCATCGAGACGCCGCCGCAGTCGGTGTCGCCGGCGGGGGTGGCCGACGGCAGCCTCTACCGCAGGATGCGCGCGCAGGGGCTGGTGGACCTCGTCTGCTTCCCGTCGCTGGTGACGCTCGACCACCCGCAGGGGCCGATCTGGCGCTATCGCGAGGACCACGTCCTGGCGCAGCTCGATGCGGCGGAAACGCGCATCTGGCAGGCGGCGCGCGACGCCGCGGCGGCGGACGGGCTGCTGTTCATGGCGCACCCGATGCACTGTGCGGTCGGCGTGCGGCCGTAG
- a CDS encoding LLM class flavin-dependent oxidoreductase yields MRQMALVAFLQAQNCSDFAASWRHPEARRDSWSPEYYQHIARVLEAGKFDLGFFDDRLSMPDMYGRDHAHTVKHGIRCVKMDPLTILTVMGMATTRLGLGSTASTTYFEPFDVARTFGTLDLMTHGRAAWNVVTSVNDGEAENMGQARHMEHDLRYDRADEFMEVVLGHWDTWEDDSIVQDRESGVFAIPEKVHRLDHKGRFFTSRGPFTVPRSEQGHPVIIQAGSSGRGRRFAAMWGEVIFVAYRDLEQAKREYAAQKAAVAAAGRDPEQFKMCNVLHAIVAPTQGEAEDKCAKIQALALEIDSLSLLSEALNFDFATKGMDEPFTDEEVAGISGMQTMRDRVLQVSGKKNPTPRDFIQATGRGLMRHPTVGTPKQVADKMEQWFVERGCDGYVVGATHIPGAYEDFVNLVVPELQRRGIFRKEYMGATLRENMGLERPAVGEWRRRTAI; encoded by the coding sequence ATGCGGCAGATGGCGTTGGTGGCGTTCCTTCAGGCGCAGAACTGCAGCGACTTCGCCGCATCCTGGCGGCACCCGGAGGCGCGGCGGGATTCCTGGTCGCCGGAATATTACCAGCACATCGCGCGCGTGCTGGAGGCGGGCAAGTTCGACCTGGGCTTTTTCGACGACCGCCTGTCGATGCCGGACATGTACGGCCGCGACCATGCGCACACCGTCAAGCACGGCATCCGCTGCGTGAAGATGGACCCGCTGACCATTCTGACCGTCATGGGCATGGCGACGACGCGGCTCGGCCTCGGTTCGACCGCGTCGACCACCTACTTCGAGCCGTTCGACGTCGCCCGCACCTTCGGCACGCTCGACCTGATGACGCACGGCCGGGCGGCCTGGAACGTCGTGACCTCGGTCAACGACGGCGAGGCGGAGAATATGGGCCAGGCGCGCCACATGGAGCACGACCTGCGCTACGACCGCGCCGACGAGTTCATGGAGGTGGTGCTCGGCCACTGGGACACGTGGGAGGACGATTCCATCGTGCAGGACCGCGAGAGCGGCGTCTTCGCGATCCCCGAGAAGGTGCACCGGCTGGACCACAAGGGCCGCTTCTTCACCTCGCGCGGGCCGTTCACCGTGCCGCGCTCGGAACAGGGCCACCCGGTCATCATCCAGGCCGGATCGAGCGGCCGCGGCCGGCGGTTCGCGGCCATGTGGGGCGAGGTGATCTTCGTGGCCTATCGCGACCTGGAGCAGGCCAAGCGCGAATATGCGGCGCAGAAGGCCGCCGTGGCGGCGGCCGGCCGCGACCCCGAGCAGTTCAAGATGTGCAACGTCCTGCACGCCATCGTGGCGCCCACCCAGGGCGAGGCCGAGGACAAGTGCGCGAAGATCCAGGCGCTGGCGCTGGAGATCGACTCGCTGTCGCTGCTGTCCGAGGCGCTGAACTTCGACTTCGCCACCAAGGGCATGGACGAGCCCTTCACCGACGAGGAGGTCGCCGGCATTTCCGGCATGCAGACGATGCGCGACCGCGTGCTGCAGGTCAGCGGCAAGAAGAACCCGACGCCGCGCGACTTCATCCAGGCGACCGGCCGCGGCCTGATGCGCCACCCGACGGTGGGCACGCCGAAGCAGGTGGCCGACAAGATGGAGCAGTGGTTCGTCGAGCGCGGCTGCGACGGCTATGTGGTGGGTGCGACGCACATTCCCGGCGCGTATGAGGATTTCGTGAACCTGGTGGTGCCGGAACTCCAGCGGCGCGGGATCTTCCGGAAGGAATACATGGGGGCGACGCTGCGGGAGAATATGGGGCTGGAGCGCCCGGCGGTGGGGGAATGGCGGAGACGGACGGCGATTTAA
- a CDS encoding DUF1778 domain-containing protein, with translation MANAAPKSAGGRTRGERLEARVTAEQKNLIERAAALQGRTLTDFVLTSVQDAARRAIEEHHQLALSVRDSEAFVDALMNPQPVNDRLRDTVRRYREKAGV, from the coding sequence ATGGCCAATGCAGCACCGAAATCAGCCGGCGGGCGCACCCGAGGGGAGCGCCTGGAGGCGCGTGTCACGGCCGAGCAGAAGAATCTGATCGAGCGGGCGGCTGCCCTTCAGGGGCGGACCCTGACCGACTTCGTGCTGACGAGCGTGCAGGACGCGGCCCGGCGGGCGATCGAGGAACATCACCAGCTTGCGCTCTCCGTCCGCGACAGCGAGGCGTTCGTCGACGCGCTGATGAATCCGCAGCCGGTCAATGATCGCCTTCGCGACACGGTGCGCCGCTATCGCGAGAAAGCCGGCGTCTGA
- a CDS encoding GNAT family N-acetyltransferase, protein MAGEADEGLRVEALGSHDRSGFESGVEPLDRYFRTQAGQDARKNLAAPFVLVLPDGTVAGYYTLSSASVRLGELPERTARKLPRYPLVPATLLGRLAVDRRQQGKGYGRFLLADALYRAARSEIASFAVIVDAKDENARIFYERESFLPFPDQPMKLFRPMADIRQLFR, encoded by the coding sequence GTGGCCGGTGAAGCCGATGAAGGACTCAGGGTCGAGGCGTTGGGCTCGCATGACCGATCGGGGTTCGAGAGCGGCGTAGAGCCGCTGGACCGCTATTTCCGAACGCAAGCGGGGCAGGACGCGCGGAAGAACCTGGCCGCTCCTTTCGTCCTGGTGCTGCCGGACGGCACGGTCGCCGGCTACTACACGCTCTCGTCGGCGTCCGTGCGCCTGGGCGAATTGCCGGAGCGGACGGCGCGGAAACTGCCGCGATATCCGCTAGTGCCGGCGACACTGCTGGGCCGTCTCGCTGTCGATCGGCGACAGCAGGGGAAGGGCTATGGCCGGTTTCTCCTGGCGGATGCTCTCTACCGGGCGGCCCGGAGTGAAATCGCCTCGTTCGCGGTGATCGTCGACGCGAAGGACGAGAATGCCCGCATCTTCTATGAGCGCGAGAGTTTTCTGCCGTTTCCGGATCAGCCCATGAAGCTGTTTCGACCGATGGCGGACATCCGGCAGCTGTTCAGATGA
- a CDS encoding metalloregulator ArsR/SmtB family transcription factor translates to MDKTAAIDALGALAQESRLDIYRLLVQAGTEGMPAGQIGERLGLPAATLSFHLSQLRHAGLVAFTREGRSLIYVAEYDTMNRLLAYLTENCCRGDVSACTIPACNVPACEPAAAAPPEAKRIRR, encoded by the coding sequence ATGGATAAGACGGCCGCCATAGACGCCCTCGGGGCGCTCGCGCAGGAGAGTCGGCTCGATATCTACCGGCTGCTGGTGCAGGCGGGGACCGAGGGGATGCCGGCGGGGCAGATCGGGGAGCGGCTGGGATTACCGGCGGCGACGCTGTCGTTTCACCTGAGCCAGCTTCGCCACGCCGGGCTGGTCGCCTTCACCCGCGAGGGGCGGTCGCTGATCTATGTGGCCGAGTACGACACGATGAACCGGCTGCTGGCCTATCTGACCGAGAATTGCTGCCGCGGCGACGTCTCGGCCTGCACCATCCCCGCCTGCAACGTTCCGGCCTGCGAGCCCGCCGCGGCGGCCCCACCCGAAGCGAAGAGGATCCGGCGATGA
- a CDS encoding ArsI/CadI family heavy metal resistance metalloenzyme yields MKRLHVHVAVEDLSRSVGFYSTLFAAEPTVLKPDYAKWMLDDPRVNFAISQRGGAPGIEHLGIQVETPEELREVYGRLRAADGPVLEEGETVCCYHRSEKSWISDPQGVSWETFLTSGESTVYRAGPEAADPARASAICCAPPPAGVACCAERVAPASALPAPTCCDTVESARV; encoded by the coding sequence ATGAAGCGCCTGCACGTCCATGTCGCGGTCGAGGACCTGAGCCGGTCCGTCGGTTTCTACAGCACGCTGTTCGCGGCGGAGCCGACCGTGCTGAAACCCGACTATGCCAAGTGGATGCTGGACGATCCGCGCGTGAACTTCGCGATCTCGCAGCGCGGCGGCGCACCCGGAATCGAGCATCTGGGCATCCAGGTCGAGACGCCGGAAGAACTGCGCGAGGTCTACGGCCGCCTGCGCGCCGCCGACGGCCCCGTGCTGGAGGAGGGCGAGACGGTCTGCTGCTATCACCGCTCGGAGAAGTCGTGGATCAGCGACCCGCAGGGCGTGTCCTGGGAGACCTTCCTGACCAGCGGCGAGAGCACGGTGTATCGCGCCGGACCGGAGGCGGCCGATCCGGCGCGCGCGTCGGCGATCTGCTGCGCGCCGCCGCCTGCCGGTGTCGCCTGCTGCGCGGAGCGCGTTGCACCGGCCTCGGCCCTCCCCGCCCCGACCTGCTGCGACACTGTGGAGAGCGCGCGCGTATGA
- the arsB gene encoding ACR3 family arsenite efflux transporter has protein sequence MSEATAASAELAPPGGIGVFEKWLSVWVALCIVAGVALGNLVPGLFETVASWEYASVNLAVAVLIWAMVYPMMVAVDFASLSHIGDRPKGLILTLVVNWLVKPFTMAALGVLFFEVLFADLIAPADAQQYIAGLILLGAAPCTAMVFVWSQLTRGDPTYTLVQVSVNDVVMIFAFAPLVALLLGVTDISVPWETLLLSVGLYVVIPLAAGALTRQRLVARANRREGGEAAVARFTAAVKPFSVLGLLATVVLLFGFQGQTILDRPLLIALIAVPLLIQSYAIFAIAYAAAWAWRVPFNVAAPCALIGTSNFFELAVAVAISLFGLNSGAALATVVGVLVEVPVMLSLVAFANRTRHHFPKTESAR, from the coding sequence ATGAGTGAAGCGACGGCCGCGTCGGCCGAACTCGCACCACCCGGCGGCATCGGCGTCTTCGAGAAGTGGCTGTCCGTCTGGGTGGCGCTCTGCATCGTCGCGGGTGTCGCGCTGGGCAACCTGGTGCCCGGCCTGTTCGAGACGGTCGCCTCCTGGGAGTACGCCTCGGTCAACCTGGCCGTGGCGGTGCTGATCTGGGCGATGGTCTATCCGATGATGGTGGCGGTCGACTTCGCCAGCCTGAGCCATATCGGCGACCGGCCGAAGGGGCTGATCCTGACGCTGGTCGTCAACTGGCTGGTCAAGCCCTTCACCATGGCGGCCCTGGGCGTGCTGTTCTTCGAGGTCCTGTTCGCCGACCTGATCGCGCCGGCCGACGCGCAGCAATATATCGCCGGCCTGATCCTGCTGGGTGCCGCGCCCTGCACGGCGATGGTGTTCGTCTGGTCGCAGCTGACCCGCGGCGACCCGACCTACACGCTGGTGCAGGTGTCGGTGAACGACGTCGTGATGATCTTCGCCTTCGCGCCGCTGGTGGCATTGCTGCTGGGCGTCACCGACATCAGCGTGCCGTGGGAGACGCTGCTCCTCTCGGTCGGGCTCTATGTCGTGATCCCGCTCGCCGCGGGTGCTTTGACGCGGCAGCGGCTGGTGGCGCGCGCAAACCGCAGGGAGGGCGGCGAGGCGGCCGTGGCGCGGTTCACCGCGGCGGTGAAGCCCTTCTCGGTGCTGGGCCTGCTGGCGACGGTCGTGCTGCTGTTCGGGTTCCAGGGCCAGACGATCCTGGACCGGCCGCTGCTGATCGCGCTGATCGCGGTGCCGCTGCTGATCCAGTCCTATGCGATCTTCGCGATCGCCTATGCGGCGGCCTGGGCGTGGCGGGTGCCGTTCAACGTGGCGGCACCCTGCGCGCTGATCGGCACGTCGAACTTCTTCGAACTGGCGGTGGCGGTGGCGATCAGCCTGTTCGGCCTGAACAGCGGGGCGGCGCTGGCGACGGTCGTCGGCGTGCTGGTCGAGGTGCCTGTGATGCTGTCGCTGGTCGCCTTCGCCAACCGCACCCGGCACCACTTCCCGAAGACGGAGTCGGCGCGCTGA
- a CDS encoding helix-turn-helix domain-containing protein, whose protein sequence is MRSRAICAALAPHELAELNAIVSEVHLEPQQAVFYEGDPAVYAFSVTRGVARLSKMLPDGRRQITGFLYPGDFLGFAFHEAYAYTAEAVTDLRLCRFPRPKLTALFDAHPKLERRMLSFASNELELAQDQMLLLGRKHARERLASFLLKLSERAERLGEPADPIDLPMNRTDIADYLGLTIETVSRTFSQLIQRGVIRAVTTHRIAVKDREALLAVAEGEPD, encoded by the coding sequence GTGCGATCGCGCGCGATCTGCGCCGCATTGGCGCCGCACGAACTCGCCGAACTCAATGCGATCGTCAGCGAGGTGCATCTGGAGCCGCAGCAGGCGGTCTTCTACGAGGGCGACCCGGCGGTCTATGCGTTCAGCGTCACCCGCGGCGTCGCGCGCCTCTCGAAGATGCTTCCGGACGGGCGGCGGCAGATCACCGGCTTCCTCTATCCCGGCGATTTCCTGGGCTTCGCGTTCCACGAGGCCTATGCCTACACCGCGGAGGCCGTGACGGACCTGCGGCTGTGCCGCTTTCCCCGGCCGAAGCTGACCGCCCTGTTCGATGCGCATCCGAAGCTGGAGCGGCGGATGCTCTCCTTCGCATCGAACGAACTGGAACTGGCGCAGGATCAGATGCTCCTGCTCGGGCGGAAGCATGCGCGCGAGCGCCTCGCGTCGTTCCTGCTCAAGCTGTCCGAGCGGGCGGAGCGGCTGGGCGAGCCGGCCGATCCGATCGATCTGCCGATGAATCGAACCGACATCGCCGACTATCTGGGCCTGACCATCGAGACGGTGAGCCGGACCTTCTCGCAACTCATCCAGCGCGGCGTCATCCGGGCGGTGACCACGCACCGCATCGCCGTCAAGGACCGCGAGGCACTGCTCGCCGTCGCCGAGGGCGAACCGGACTGA